caaggtGGAAACAATGTCAGCCACTTTGTTGCAGCTGGCAATCACAGTTTGATTAACTGTCATTGCAtcatttcctgttcctgtgcaAAACAATTCTTGTATCTTGTTTCTTGTCTATTATCTTCAGACACAGACAATCTATTTATGACCCACTACTTTTAAATCTGCATCTTTTTTCTATTCTGTCAATCACAAAAACAGATTTCCACATGAGACCATTACCGTGGAGTGGCACAGGAAGCCAAATATGACCATGGCAAGGGCTGGGGTCAGGATAGTGCCGAATACGATGCTGGCCAGCACAGCGTTGATGAGTGCAATGATCAGATTCTGGGCAGTGACCAGCACAGAGCATGCCCAGCAGTCCAGAGAGCCCCTCAATTCCAGGGGGACTTCAGCAGCCTCGCTGCCGCCCAGCGAGTACGGTGGCGGCACCACAACCCCTGACCCTGCTCTGGAGGAGGAGCGTAGCTCAGAGTGGGCCTTCTCAGATACCGTCTTCTCCAGCGTCCCGTTCCGTGACAGACTCATCTTCTTTGTGGTCTAaactgcaggaggaaaaaaaaacttaatgtaCGTAATCAATCTAGTCAGTATTCTGCATCATAGTGACTTTATTTCAACCTTGCTATGAGGACAACAAGTTTACATTTGGGGAAAAACTGTGTAAACTGAAATTTTGTTTCACAACATTGAGATGATGTGTGTTCATCAAAGTAGCATTTCAAGTATTTTAAGTGTCAGTAGTTTGTCTATTTTCTGTTGCACTAAAATCTTCCCTTCCCTACCTGCCCT
This genomic stretch from Toxotes jaculatrix isolate fToxJac2 chromosome 12, fToxJac2.pri, whole genome shotgun sequence harbors:
- the tmem88a gene encoding transmembrane protein 88a; this translates as MSLSRNGTLEKTVSEKAHSELRSSSRAGSGVVVPPPYSLGGSEAAEVPLELRGSLDCWACSVLVTAQNLIIALINAVLASIVFGTILTPALAMVIFGFLCHSTVQPHGTSLYCSDMLDDGGCVALLVVGFLLLTPLLVLALAAYCRLARHLQLGMCFIPYSRAVYKNLPASRQRGSSSGGCCGQQGASEREGKGSVWV